GCCGTTCCATTCCCCGTTGAACTTCCATTCGTACTGGACAGAGCCACGCTTCTCAGCCTGGCCGCTGGGCACGTCGATGCGGTGGCGCATGGGCAGCGCTACATACTTCTCACCATAGACGGCGCGTGCCACCAGTGCCACGGCCGTGCGCGGCACGATTTCCTTGATAAAGACCACGCCTCGCCGCCACCCTTCTGCAGCTCTCCTGCGCACATAGAAGCGCAGGTTCACTTCTTCAAAATCTCGATGAAATGGGACTGGAATCCCTAGAACCCTGGTTTTCAGGAACAGGAACCCCACCAGGCTGACAAACGTTCTGTCGTTCCAGAGGTCCAACTCCGTTCCGCGTGGGACCCGAGGCCGGAGCTGCGACGGATCGACCTGGTAGTTGATCATGGCCAGGTAGCGCCAATCCGCTGTCAGAAAGTGACGGGGTGGCATCGTGCTGCGGGGGCTCCGCTCACTCGCCCAGCTCCCGCCGCACGGCGGCAATGTCGCCTGGTGAGCCCATGAGGATCAGCGTGGCGCCGGCCGGGAGCTGGAAGCTGGGCGGCGGGTTGTAGACCCACTTGTCGGCATCCATGCGGCAGGCCAGGAGCAGTGCATCGGAGATGGCC
The sequence above is a segment of the Gemmatimonadota bacterium genome. Coding sequences within it:
- a CDS encoding DUF2071 domain-containing protein; amino-acid sequence: MPPRHFLTADWRYLAMINYQVDPSQLRPRVPRGTELDLWNDRTFVSLVGFLFLKTRVLGIPVPFHRDFEEVNLRFYVRRRAAEGWRRGVVFIKEIVPRTAVALVARAVYGEKYVALPMRHRIDVPSGQAEKRGSVQYEWKFNGEWNGLRVEPVEVARATAPASEEEFITEHYWGYSTTASGTIEYGVEHPRWRVWRVATSAVEGDLAGLYGAECARWLEQTPSSAFLADGSPVVVRRGASWSSW